The following are encoded together in the Gemmatimonadota bacterium genome:
- a CDS encoding MlaD family protein produces MTYSKNSLLPDEAKLGMVFLLAIIIFVWGLFYLKEWRVTGDTYLVDVRLSSDVGVKSSDPILVGGVRIGKVEAVSLDNLTPIVTLRIDEPYEIPVDSQVEVISRSVMGEKSINIRKGISSELIPPGGTIQGTAAPGISDMFTQVDSVTLNMRDLLKNANILLDPERDKSIKSSLAGVHDLTVELQETLKRESGQINRVVANMDSLVSNVRDLSETERSKVSSTLDNLESTSGRLSAMMDELQSTTTALDNIITRLDRGEGTIGRLLQDERLYEDAVRVAGKMDRLVTNLDELVVDLRSNPSRYVTVEIF; encoded by the coding sequence GTGACGTACTCTAAAAACAGTCTACTGCCCGACGAGGCGAAACTGGGCATGGTCTTTCTCCTGGCGATCATCATATTCGTCTGGGGCCTCTTCTATCTTAAGGAATGGCGAGTAACGGGGGATACCTACCTCGTCGACGTGCGCCTGAGCAGCGATGTCGGGGTCAAATCCTCCGACCCGATCCTCGTGGGTGGCGTGCGCATCGGCAAGGTGGAGGCCGTGTCGCTCGACAACCTGACGCCCATCGTCACCCTGCGTATCGACGAGCCCTATGAGATCCCCGTGGATTCGCAGGTGGAGGTGATATCGCGCAGCGTCATGGGCGAGAAATCCATCAACATCCGCAAGGGCATCAGTTCGGAACTGATCCCGCCGGGGGGCACGATCCAGGGTACGGCCGCGCCGGGGATCTCCGATATGTTCACGCAGGTCGACTCCGTCACCCTCAACATGCGCGACCTGCTTAAAAACGCCAACATCCTCCTGGACCCCGAGCGGGACAAGTCGATCAAGAGCAGTCTGGCCGGCGTACACGACCTGACCGTCGAGTTGCAGGAGACCCTGAAACGGGAGAGCGGCCAGATCAACCGGGTCGTGGCGAACATGGATTCGCTGGTGAGCAACGTGAGGGATCTGAGCGAAACCGAGCGGTCCAAGGTGTCGAGCACCTTGGATAACCTGGAAAGTACTTCCGGCCGGTTGAGCGCCATGATGGACGAGCTGCAGAGCACCACGACAGCGCTCGACAACATCATAACCCGCCTCGACCGAGGTGAAGGTACGATCGGGAGACTGCTTCAGGATGAACGGCTGTACGAGGACGCCGTCCGCGTGGCCGGCAAAATGGACCGCCTGGTGACCAACCTGGACGAACTCGTCGTTGATTTGAGATCGAATCCCAGCCGGTACGTGACCGTCGAGATCTTCTGA